The genomic DNA GCCCCAACCTGTCAACAAAGAGTCTGAGGCCTTAGATCGCTCGGACTTGGCCGAATTGATGAAATGGGCTGAGGAACAGGATGAACCAGAGGTTAGCTATTAAACGATTCTCAGTGAAGCTCATGCCCAGACAAAGGTTCCTCTCCGTGTTGCCTATTTAGGAACCGACCAGGAATGATTCCACATCAACGAACCATGATGCTGAATTGCCGGTGCCCGTTTTAGAGGAGGTCTTGACCTGCCCAGTTTGTCAAGAAGATTTCTCTGGAATTACCCCCAGCCAGTTGCGAGATCACGTCGATGATCACTTTCCTGCCCGGCTACGGTGTCCGATTTGTGAACGTGAATTCGCCCCCGACAATTCCTTAGTTTATCAGAACCATGTTCATGTATGTATTGCCCCCCGATTGATTGCCGGGACCAGGGATTTCATTATCAATCGAAAGCATATGCTCTTTCCAGGCCCACTTCTCACCTGATGGTGATGATTTCTCGCTGATTGGAGACTTCACGGATGAGTATGACAGCGATGCTAGGGCAATGGCTACGCCATCTCAACGCTCTTCATCGACGGTGGGAAATTACGCGAACAGATTCCACCAGTGGCTCCAGAACATTGATTAAAGTTAGAGCTCTCTTTGTCTCTGATTTCTTGGAAATATGGTAGTAGAGTTAAGAATTGGAAATTCGCCCTACAcgttccaaattgtcactcaCAATGCGTGAAGTAAATGGCGAATTtacatcaaattgaaacaattggtttgatgcttaagcacaattttcaaccaaaccTTTTTGTTTTCTACCCATCCCTTCAAACCTTCCATTTTATTGGTCATATTTGTTCAGTATTTACATTTCTTGTGTACCCTCCtgaaattctttcaaaaaaagaaataaattatTATATCGGCAAAAGACTGATTATTTTACAGGAAATGAGTGTCCAAACAGAGAGCAGAATTCTAATGTCAAAGATACGtccaaaacaagtttttgagtaaattgttttatttcatAATCCCTCGATAaaatcaggcatcttagagcgtattctctcgtttctatgTTGGTTTGCCCGCACctaaagattttgaaattatcaGCACCTAGACGATGCAGGGGGCGCTACCTCCTCACAATGAAAAAGGATATTGTTCTGCAAGATATTAGACTGTTATAGTTTTAGACTGTTTACATCTGATATTAGATATTAGATATTCTTATTGAAATTGGTCTCACGGTTGCTCATTGaaccaaatacaaaaagatCACAACCTGCATGTACTCGTACGCTCTTCAAGTGTGCTTTCTCAATATAGGGACTTCCACTTATTTCCCTACACTTAtatcactagcattgaccaATCTCTCTGATCACCTAAGATTTACTCGCTATTTTATCACTCAAATAGACTTAGAATTTTACTTTTGGAGTATCCATGCGTAACAACCCATAGGATGAGACCCAAATGTAGGGCTGATTGGGgcgattctttttttttattgaaatatgataagtttgtgttgttttcatCAGATTCTATCAAAAATATAATCTGTCATAAAATTTTGTGACCCAGGTCATATATGTTGATTGGTTGATTTaatcacaacaaaaacaaggatgACCCTCGCGTGGGTTGAGAGCACAAAGAACGTGCTCTAGAGCCTGGTTTTAAAAGAGAACGCTCTATTttggtccttgaaaatcatgTTAAATTTGGATTAAGATAAActgaaataaaattgaagtcccctctAAAGAAAACATTCGAGCAAACCGAccggtccaactcatttcctatgaatttgagagctaaaaagaacgagcttactgaactAGAGGGGGCCCTATATaaggcatgtcaagtgaatgaaattcaaggaaaaatgtggtctggcaccctgatttaggcattttggggagggagaacaaagacaaacaaacataacGGTCAAGTTGCAGTATcggctcattgaattttcaataatcgagtaaTTTTGAGGGAACtatgttacaaaacccaacaaaatgaacatgtctGGTGTTAATCGGTTAACGCACTATCAGATTGGCTACAATGCTCTTTACTTACACAAGAATGTAAAATAGAATAactgtcaaaattcaatgcatgcatgtaCAGTGCGTTTTGGCGGGGCATGTTGCcttcgattttactccatggaatcaGGTACtgatgaacgcgttcacttgacaagccctatacgAACTCTTTGGGGCACCCGGGTGCTTTGTGATCGAGAAAAGCCTCGTCAGCTGTGTCAAGTAGCCCAAGAAGCGGACACTCAACAAACCATAAATGGCCATAATAATAATGAACAGAAACAGGCCAAACAGAAAGTGCAAGTGCCCAACAGAACCTCATCATGGTGCGATGCGTCGCTTTTCGGTGTAAAAACTTTGAAGGACAGTTTGAAGAGCCAGAGCGGCGAAGATCATGGCACAAGTTTCCCAGCCGAACGAAAAACCTGGGCAGGTTCAATGCCTGGATTCGAGCCATTCAAAGACCTCAGTGGATGCCTTCATCCCGCTCCCGTCTATGCTCGGACCATTTCGAGGCCCACTTATTCTACAACGGAAAACGAGGCAGGTTCCTGAAGAAATCGGCCGTCCCAAGTATCTTAAACGTGCCTCCGGAATCTCGGACCATTGCGGCGGGTAAGCAGAGGAATCAAGGTACAGTTAGATCcctttaactttttttcttattctttCTAGGACCAACGCTAACACGTTCATGTGAACATCTGCGATCTTCAGTAGAGAATAAGGATTCAGTAAATCAGGCCGAGTCGGAGGATACGGTGCCCAATGACCTtgtcaaaaatcatcaaattgctcttGATCACTCTTATGGCTTGGTGGACGATCCCTTTTGGCTACGTCCCAAGCTTAAATCCCTGACATCTCTCCTACACGATCGTGAAGAGGAGCTTCAGATTGCCCGGGATCACCTTCAAAAAGTGTACGAGCGAGAATATCGAGAGAAAGAGGTTTTAGCAACATGGGAGCGAACCACTCTGAGATTGCAGTCCAAGGTCAAGAAGCAAGCCGGACGCATTGCTACTCTCAAAAGGAAGCTCAAAAATGTTAGGCGAAGTAAAACTACGATGAAATCTAAAAACGAAAAACTACAAACCTGCTTGNNNNNNNNNNNNNNNNNNNNNNNNNNNNNNNNNNNNGGTCCAAATCGTTGACGAATGACATGACAGCCGAGTTGCAAATTTTAACCGGTTCTTTCTCTGAAGTGTTATTGCGGTTCTTGACAAATGCGGATAAGAGCAAAGTGAGCCGAAAGCAATACCCACCCGAATTGCGACGTTTTGCCTTGACTCTGTATGGTTACTCGACGAAAAGCTATTTATATGTGAGGGCTAAGTTTGCCAAAGGCCTGCCCGGACCCAGAACCATTAGAAAATGGATGCGGAGTATGAAATGTGAGAAAGAAAATCGTGACCAAGATTTCCATATCGTCCGTTTCGACGCTTCTTCTGAGGTGGAGTAACCGACGTAAATACAATGTGATAATTGATCAACATGAGCTACAAAAGTTATGAATGAACTGGCAATGtagatcgtttcaaagttatgttgtccaaagcttatgtGGCTGACCACAAGTGCaagccgaaaatttgaattttatgtagtgtttactacataactttgaccatgtttcccgagttccctaagcatatgtttgggctcaaatgtGGCTAAGTTCATATATTCAAACAGATTTTGTGGttgtatcaagtgcttatttggagtcagatgaacggtttaggaggtacaaaattttggcttccgttcgcagtcaTCTCTAGAAGTCAGTGATTTAATAAATCTATGATGAATCTACTCTAAATAGCGCAGTTTTCACATGACAGCCCGGGCTTTTTTCATGTTGCTCACATCTCCTAAAACCATAAAACAGGCACAAAAGAATTTTGGGAGCCAAACGCTATTAATTAAAATATGCGTTGAAACTTGGTCTACATGGTGGAGTTTAAAGGATCAAAGAaataagttcatttttgagttcAATTAATAGGGCTGGCCAAAATTTGCTAAGAAATggtctttttgttttctttttgcggANTTTAAAGGATCAAAGAaataagttcatttttgagttcAATTAATAGGGCTGGCCAAAATTTGCTAAGAAATggtctttttgttttctttttgcggacttccttaccgctactggaattggaatcccagcagttgaagatgacaaatttattcatttaacATAACTTTTATTATATATTAattgatcgaccaatgaattagagttggctgatctggctaacccttgaatattaggttgatcgggaatttgagtcaaaaacttgtcccagtctgacttcaatcctgctactggatcaacgcctactgtacatactccctacgaatatttgaaggcagcaaattgaacaatgaaggaggccAAGGAATTGCGAAGAgagttggatttcattgttataactagcttggattcttgagggcttgaaggtgctctcaaaacgcaagttaagcttctacggtcactggcattgaccctaaatcctaggttgggataaagctcatgaatgcttttaaaaacgtacaaaatcagataccttttgcacccTCTCTGAATACTCtgcaatcccaacttttttagtctctcccaatacgagagctctctcattgctgtgatgttcctagtgaaacatctttggacctgctcaagcttttgcaaacctgctgaactaattagagcccaaatgggagaggcatattcaagatgtggctgaacaatcaacttgtacaaagttagcatcgtgatactatctctggacttaaacgtgcgatatatccaaccacatgtttgaaaagctttaccaacattcaactggatatgcttatcAAACtctccattatcttggaggactacacctaaatccttcatggatgagacctgctcaatgtccttaccttcatcatctattagtggagtgtctaatggcgtcgacccaaagttcattgagcgaaatttcattccattcagtgccatgttactcgcagcaacacaacagtagatttggtctagaacctctaccagacaaccggaattctgaccattcctaccaactaccaattttgtatcatcagcataggaagagatactgacactactactaccaagcttctgaagcggagcaatgaagatgatgaaaaggcgaggacccaaaatggagccctgaggaacacctgacttgacatcatgtatgtcactaaggaatccctcaaccttaaccgaTTGCTTccaaccagaaatgaaacttctaaaccaattgagaaccttgccttggatcccaatctcttggagtctgttaactaaaaggccatgatcgtCCTTGTCcaaagccttggcaaaatcaagatagacaacatcgACCGACTCAAGGCTCTCTAGTTTCTCAATAATctgttctatatgttcaatcagttgagtCAACGTGCTAAAAtatgctcggaacccatgctggctaggaggaaggacttcatgaatatcaagaaatgcaacaagtttgaactttatgatcttctcaaacaccttcgcaatattcgaagtgtGAGAAAacggcctatagttactggggagcggcttat from Tigriopus californicus strain San Diego chromosome 1, Tcal_SD_v2.1, whole genome shotgun sequence includes the following:
- the LOC131882106 gene encoding THAP domain-containing protein 1-like, with translation MVRCVAFRCKNFEGQFEEPERRRSWHKFPSRTKNLGRFNAWIRAIQRPQWMPSSRSRLCSDHFEAHLFYNGKRGRFLKKSAVPSILNVPPESRTIAAGPTLTRSCEHLRSSVENKDSVNQAESEDTVPNDLVKNHQIALDHSYGLVDDPFWLRPKLKSLTSLLHDREEELQIARDHLQKVYEREYREKEVLATWERTTLRLQSKVKKQAGRIATLKRKLKNVRRSKTTMKSKNEKLQTLLLRFLTNADKSKVSRKQYPPELRRFALTLYGYSTKSYLYVRAKFAKGLPGPRTIRKWMRSMKCEKENRDQDFHIVRFDASSEVE